The genomic interval TTCCGCAATTTCATTCCAGGTGAAACCAAAGTGATTAATTGCATCCGGCAAAATCGCTCTGGCGCCTAAGAAATCCGGCAAATACATGTCGCCAAGCCAAGCATACAACATAAATACTGTTGCCAAAATGACCAGCGGTTTGCCAACAACACGCCTTGTCGCCTCTAAGACTAGAAGCAATGCGACAAACGACATAGTGGTGTCGATTGTATTGGGGTTACCGACCTTCCCAACCAGTTCCTCGGAAATAATCAAAATATAAATACCGGTTGACGCCCCAAGTGCCGCCAACACTAAATCATACCAAGGAATTTTCTTTTGTCCGAGGTTCTTTTTATATGGAAAGATCAAAAAGATGAGGGTTAAAGCAAATGCCAGATGGACGGCGTTCTGTTGCATTCGCGGCAGCATATCAATACCGGCCGTATACAAATGGAACAATGAAAAGCCGACTGCTACTGTCAACACGATAGCTGCCATCCAGCCGAATAATGTCCGGTCACTGCCCTCAAGTTCGTCCAATTTTTTATTCATTTCATCCTGACCGACGCTGTTATCCAAATTTGATTTAGCCATAAAGGACCTCCCTTCCGTACATCATGATAGTTTGGCCCACAAATACGAGAACCAATTTTCCTTTTTTATGGTAAGTGCAAACGTTCTGCCGACAAATGGTTCCTTGGATATATTCCACGTTTCATCATCTATCGTAATTGTTTGATCCGTGAAGCTGACAGGATGAAAAAGCACTTCTTGAAATGGTTTATCAATCTCATCGATGATATAAAAGCCATCTTCCAGACGATCAGTAGCACCAGGCGGCGGCTCTGTCTCAATGCCGGCGCCAAAGCTGCAGTTCCAACTCTCCATTAAAACCATCTCATAATTATTGCTAACTTCATATTTCTCAATGATTGGACACTTGGCAACAGAATGGGTATAGCGAGATGAAAAACTCGTATCGGCATTTACCCGCTCAGCAATCAGTACGTCACCATTATCTGCCTTTGCATATAAGACATGAACAGTTGACAGGAGCAAATAAATGCCGATAACAGTCATCATCATTAAAAATAGCAGGAAGGCACGCCTGTGATTAAACAGGCTGTGCCGATTTTTGGCAGATACGTCCATTAGTCAGT from Lentibacillus cibarius carries:
- a CDS encoding DUF1850 domain-containing protein yields the protein MDVSAKNRHSLFNHRRAFLLFLMMMTVIGIYLLLSTVHVLYAKADNGDVLIAERVNADTSFSSRYTHSVAKCPIIEKYEVSNNYEMVLMESWNCSFGAGIETEPPPGATDRLEDGFYIIDEIDKPFQEVLFHPVSFTDQTITIDDETWNISKEPFVGRTFALTIKKENWFSYLWAKLS